Proteins co-encoded in one Tachysurus fulvidraco isolate hzauxx_2018 chromosome 17, HZAU_PFXX_2.0, whole genome shotgun sequence genomic window:
- the tlx2 gene encoding T-cell leukemia homeobox protein 2 isoform X2, with protein MEHTGIEEVNQTHQQHEPISFGIDQILNNTEQPSSCMVPSRAGDSDYQLAPNVYTNGYGGVYSPACSMAPGLGGSYNVNMNMNVSMNMNVNVSSGNAGGVIRVPAHRPMPAAPHPPPSAHPPGIAAGLPTVPTVPTMGNPSSFTFPWMESSRRFAKDRLTAALSPFSVTRRIGHPYQNRTPPKRKKPRTSFSRVQICELEKRFHRQKYLASAERATLAKALKMTDAQVKTWFQNRRTKWRRQTAEEREAERQQANRLMLQLQQEAFQKTLSQPLQPDPLCLHNSSLYALQNLQPWAEDNKLPV; from the exons ATGGAGCACACGGGCATCGAAGAGGTGAACCAAACGCACCAACAGCATGAACCCATCAGCTTTGGCATCGACCAGATCCTCAACAACACGGAGCAGCCGAGTAGCTGCATGGTACCAAGCCGCGCAGGAGACTCGGACTACCAGCTCGCGCCTAACGTGTACACCAACGGGTATGGCGGCGTGTACAGCCCGGCATGCTCCATGGCACCTGGCCTGGGAGGCTCATACAAtgtaaacatgaacatgaacgtAAGCATGAACATGAACGTGAATGTCAGTTCTGGAAACGCAGGGGGCGTGATCCGTGTACCAGCTCACAGGCCCATGCCCGCTGCACCTCATCCGCCTCCCTCTGCGCATCCGCCGGGTATCGCGGCCGGCTTGCCCACAGTGCCCACCGTGCCCACCATGGGAAACCCGTCCTCCTTCACCTTCCCCTGGATGGAGAGCAGTAGGAGATTCGCGAAGGATAGACTAActg CTGCTCTGTCTCCGTTCTCGGTAACGCGGCGGATCGGTCACCCGTACCAGAACCGCACGCCGCCCAAGCGGAAAAAGCCGCGCACGTCGTTTAGTCGCGTGCAGATCTGCGAGCTGGAGAAGCGCTTTCACCGCCAGAAGTATTTGGCCTCCGCTGAGCGCGCGACACTCGCTAAAGCGCTAAAAATGACGGACGCGCAAGTTAAAACCTGGTTCCAGAACCGCAGAACCAAATGGAG GAGACAAACAGCTGAGGAAAGAGAGGCCGAGAGGCAGCAGGCGAACCGTTTAATGCTTCAGCTCCAGCAGGAGGCTTTCCAGAAGACGCTGAGCCAACCGCTCCAGCCCGACCCTCTTTGCCTCCATAACTCATCTCTGTACGCTCTGCAGAACCTTCAGCCGTGGGCCGAGGACAACAAG CTGCCCGTATAA
- the tlx2 gene encoding T-cell leukemia homeobox protein 2 isoform X1, translating into MEHTGIEEVNQTHQQHEPISFGIDQILNNTEQPSSCMVPSRAGDSDYQLAPNVYTNGYGGVYSPACSMAPGLGGSYNVNMNMNVSMNMNVNVSSGNAGGVIRVPAHRPMPAAPHPPPSAHPPGIAAGLPTVPTVPTMGNPSSFTFPWMESSRRFAKDRLTAALSPFSVTRRIGHPYQNRTPPKRKKPRTSFSRVQICELEKRFHRQKYLASAERATLAKALKMTDAQVKTWFQNRRTKWRRQTAEEREAERQQANRLMLQLQQEAFQKTLSQPLQPDPLCLHNSSLYALQNLQPWAEDNKVTSVTSVASVV; encoded by the exons ATGGAGCACACGGGCATCGAAGAGGTGAACCAAACGCACCAACAGCATGAACCCATCAGCTTTGGCATCGACCAGATCCTCAACAACACGGAGCAGCCGAGTAGCTGCATGGTACCAAGCCGCGCAGGAGACTCGGACTACCAGCTCGCGCCTAACGTGTACACCAACGGGTATGGCGGCGTGTACAGCCCGGCATGCTCCATGGCACCTGGCCTGGGAGGCTCATACAAtgtaaacatgaacatgaacgtAAGCATGAACATGAACGTGAATGTCAGTTCTGGAAACGCAGGGGGCGTGATCCGTGTACCAGCTCACAGGCCCATGCCCGCTGCACCTCATCCGCCTCCCTCTGCGCATCCGCCGGGTATCGCGGCCGGCTTGCCCACAGTGCCCACCGTGCCCACCATGGGAAACCCGTCCTCCTTCACCTTCCCCTGGATGGAGAGCAGTAGGAGATTCGCGAAGGATAGACTAActg CTGCTCTGTCTCCGTTCTCGGTAACGCGGCGGATCGGTCACCCGTACCAGAACCGCACGCCGCCCAAGCGGAAAAAGCCGCGCACGTCGTTTAGTCGCGTGCAGATCTGCGAGCTGGAGAAGCGCTTTCACCGCCAGAAGTATTTGGCCTCCGCTGAGCGCGCGACACTCGCTAAAGCGCTAAAAATGACGGACGCGCAAGTTAAAACCTGGTTCCAGAACCGCAGAACCAAATGGAG GAGACAAACAGCTGAGGAAAGAGAGGCCGAGAGGCAGCAGGCGAACCGTTTAATGCTTCAGCTCCAGCAGGAGGCTTTCCAGAAGACGCTGAGCCAACCGCTCCAGCCCGACCCTCTTTGCCTCCATAACTCATCTCTGTACGCTCTGCAGAACCTTCAGCCGTGGGCCGAGGACAACAAGGTGACCTCCGTCACCTCTGTCGCATCCGTGGTCTGA